The Pyrus communis chromosome 5, drPyrComm1.1, whole genome shotgun sequence region GTTGCGCTGGGATTATTCTTCCTAACAGCGGCAGAATGTCGAAAACCGGTTTCGGGCACGATCAATTACTCGGCCATAAACTGTAGAAAACATAGTGCTCTTTTGACCGACTTTGGAGCCGTCGGAGACGGAAAAACTTCCAACACAAAGGCCTTCAAGGCTGCCGTTGGTCATCTAAGTCAGCTTGCATCCGACGGCGGAGCGCAGCTTATTGTGCCGCCGGGGAGGTGGCTCACCGGAAGCTTCAACCTCACTAGCCACTTTACCCTCTTCGTCCATAAGGATGCCGTGATTCTTGCAACTCAGGTTTgtatttcttccctttttttgtcaatatttcTTCAGTTATTACCTTTTTTCGGTAGATATTTTGGGCTCGATCGTAATTACAAGAAGTTATATATAACCGACGCATATTTATGGTGATTGAACAATCGcgtaatcaatttttttttcgtgTATATTTATCAATTGGTCACTATTTCACTGaacttatatttttttcatacttTTGATGAACACAGGATGAGTCAGAGTGGCCTCATCTTCCAGTACTGCCTTCATATGGGAGAGGCAGAGATGCCCCCGGTGGAAGGTTCAGCAGTCTCGTCTTCGGAACAAACCTAACCGACGTTGTAATTACAGGTAACAACGGCACAATCGACGGCCAAGGTGCTTCTTGGTGGGCCAAGTTCAAACAAGGTCACTTGACCCTCACCCGACCATACATGATCGAGATCATGTACTCTAATCAGATTCAAATTTCTAATCTCACTTTGGTCAATTCCCCTTCGTGGTTTGTCCATCCCATATACAGCAGGTAATGTGCCCCTTGTTTTATAATCAATGCACGACGGTCGCATCGACATGTAGTGGTACTCACGTGACAATGTGACGGTTGCTCTAAAAAATTTCTCGCACtatacatgcatatataatattaaggaaaactattgaaaatggcttgaaaacttcgagttttaacgataaggacaaaataaagggtgaagtgaatagtaccaggattgactttttaatgtaaaaatgtggtttttcgttaaagtgaacagtaccaggatgttttcgttaaagttccctatatATTATGTGTATTTGTCAATGTGCTTTAACATTAATCTGGGTTAAATTTTGCAGCAATATAACAATCCAAGGGCTCACAATCCTTGCACCAGTTGATTCTCCCAACACCGATGGGATTGACCCAGGTTCCTAATTTTTGCTACCGCTtaatttgttcttgttgttggTCATtagtgcttaattgggaaataAACATGGTTAATAAGCTCTTAAATCTCACCCTTTTTGTTTGCTTAATTTTCAGATTCTTGTTCACAAACAAGAATCGAAGACTGCTACATTGTCTCTGGAGATGACTGCATTGCAGTTAAGAGTGGATGGGACGAATACGGAATCAAAGTAGGAATCCCAACGGAGCACCTTGTGATCAGAAGGCTCACTTGCATTTCACCTGACAGTGCCACCATTGCCCTAGGTAGTGAAATGTCGGGTGGAATCCACGACGTTAGAGCTGAGGACATCACAGCCATTGACACTCAATCGAGTGTGAGGATCAAAACTGCCGTAGGAAGAGGAGCTTATGTCAAAGACATTTATGTGAGAAGAATGACCTTGAAGACAATGAAGTATGTCTTTTGGATGACCGGCTCTTATGGATCGCACCCTGACCCCAGCTTTGATCCTAAAGCGTTGCCTGAGATTACAAACATCAATTACAAGCAGGTTGTGGCAGAAAATGTTACTTATTCCGCAAGGCTGGACGGAATCCCTAATGATCCTTTTAAGGGAATTTGCATTTCGAATGTGACCATCACACTAACTGAGAAGCCGAAAAAATTGCAATGGAACTGCACCAATGTTGAGGGAATCACAAGTAATGTGACCCCAAAGACGTGCGATTTGTTGCCCGAGCAGAAAGAAGTGGTTGATTGTGCTTTCCCTGAGGATAGGTTGGCGATCGAGGATGTTAAGTTGGTGACTTGCTCTGCAAGCACCCCCTTCTTCTGAGAGTATTAGATGGGAATTCTTATACTAAAAGAACATTGCAGTATGAACTTTaataaccataaaaaaaaatttcgttatttctctttctgcagACTATTTATGCTCCATCGTTTTACTAATTAATCACCACAAGCAAACAGTCTTAATTGGTGGAAAACTAAGAAAATTAACAATCTCAACTGCATAAAACGAATGTACAAGAAATCTCTGTTCTGTTAGGAAGATTTCCGATTATTCCATTTACCTTTGGATGAAAATCCCCGATTGATGAATGTTATGTCTGGAGAGAGTTGCAGGATTATTCGTTTAACTTAAGCGGAGTTTCAGGATTACTGTTTTAACTTCAACACGATCTTCTTGTAGCGATTTTGCAGCTGCTTTGCACTTTTGTTTTTCTAGGGATCTGATCACCTGGTCTTGCTGAAGCTCTCTTCTCGGCAAATAGAACGAGAAGAAGTTTGTCTCTTAAGCCATTGATCCTTCTCATttcagagaaaaaaaatgaaacataatatattaaaaaattaggcAGAAAATAAAGTTCGAATCTGCAAATTTGGGCTAATTGAAAGGAAATACTTGTTCTCAAATCGCAAAGCAGCAAGCCACGCAGCTCAAGCATGTGAATAACTTCTCCCAATCGAGGCCTATGTTCTGAATCGGGATCAACACAACGAAGAGCAACCAAAAGTACACTTTTGAGTTCCTCCGAAGATGGCTTCTCTGGCATTGGTCAACCACGCAAACAATTTTCTGTCCGGCAACCATGGACTCTAACCAGTCGACCAGATATGGCTGCAGTTGAGTAGTCATTATGTAAGTATCACACACTTGAAcgaaaaaaaacaaaccctTACATGTTTCGAAATTAAGAACTCATACTTAGACTGCGATCTGTAGGGCTCCTCCCCGTTATGATCTCCATTACGAGTACTCCAAAGCTATAAATATCGGATTTCTCAGTGAAATCACCAGTAGAAGCATATTCCGGAGCAATGTAACTGAactttcatgcaattcaagaaCGATAAGAAAATCATCAACAACTAACAATTAATAATGTTCCAATAGTGAACATCAGCACTTTAGCAGGCATATGCATACGGATTTTTCCACAAACTAACCGTAATGATTCCATTGTATTGATTCCCCACTCAGGACTGTAGAGCTTAGCAAGGCCAAAATCGGAGACCTTAGGATCCCATTGGTGATCAAGCAGCACATTGCTAGATATTAGGCTTCTACGTAGGATTTTCGGTTCAATATCCTCGTGCAGGTAGTCCAATCTGCAAAAACATCACTTGAAATCATATGACCACAAGTTCGTGTGTTGAATAAAATCATTAGCTGACTAGTCCAAAGAGCAGTCATGGAGCCAGTGGTGCAGACATTTGTTATCTACATATTCATGCACAAGCAATCTACTGCGAGGAAAATCAAATCATTAGCTGTCTTTCGAACATCTAAAATTGTGCCATGTCGAAAAATTCTCTTACCTGTACACTCTTTCGATGCGGTATCGAAGCAACTTGTCGAGATTTTTGTGCCTCACAATCGCTGCTGTGAAGTCCTCAACTTGGAATCTGTTGATTTATACAGAATATGTAGCATTCACCTTGACAATAATCACCGAAAATATATAGATTCGATAAACTTGAGTACCTGTCACTCACTAGCCTCTTCACTGCCGCGCAAGTATTATCGGACAGAATGCCATGATAAACAACTCCATAGTCCCCCTTGTCAATCAGATTTTGTTTGGAATGTCCATTCGCGGCAACCTCAAGCTCCTTGAGACTAAACTTGTTGCCCCcccacccccctccccccccccccccccccaacacatCCTTAACCATTTGCGAGCGCACAGAAACCGGTCCCAACTCCATCACATTACCATTTCGGATTCTCCCACTAGCCTTATTGCATGACAACTGATCGGAAATCACACGCCCGTGCTGCTGCAGCTTC contains the following coding sequences:
- the LOC137734546 gene encoding probable serine/threonine-protein kinase At1g01540, which produces MSEIEMNSGKLQQHGRVISDQLSCNKASGRIRNGNVMELGPVSVRSQMVKDVLGGGGGGGGWGGNKFSLKELEVAANGHSKQNLIDKGDYGVVYHGILSDNTCAAVKRLVSDRFQVEDFTAAIVRHKNLDKLLRYRIERVYRLDYLHEDIEPKILRRSLISSNVLLDHQWDPKVSDFGLAKLYSPEWGINTMESLRYIAPEYASTGDFTEKSDIYSFGVLVMEIITGRSPTDRSLSMSS
- the LOC137735282 gene encoding probable polygalacturonase, translated to METSSKFHVASAIIVALGLFFLTAAECRKPVSGTINYSAINCRKHSALLTDFGAVGDGKTSNTKAFKAAVGHLSQLASDGGAQLIVPPGRWLTGSFNLTSHFTLFVHKDAVILATQDESEWPHLPVLPSYGRGRDAPGGRFSSLVFGTNLTDVVITGNNGTIDGQGASWWAKFKQGHLTLTRPYMIEIMYSNQIQISNLTLVNSPSWFVHPIYSSNITIQGLTILAPVDSPNTDGIDPDSCSQTRIEDCYIVSGDDCIAVKSGWDEYGIKVGIPTEHLVIRRLTCISPDSATIALGSEMSGGIHDVRAEDITAIDTQSSVRIKTAVGRGAYVKDIYVRRMTLKTMKYVFWMTGSYGSHPDPSFDPKALPEITNINYKQVVAENVTYSARLDGIPNDPFKGICISNVTITLTEKPKKLQWNCTNVEGITSNVTPKTCDLLPEQKEVVDCAFPEDRLAIEDVKLVTCSASTPFF